CCGTTCATCGTCTCCACGAACTTCACGATCACGCTCGCGATCGCCGTGGACCGCACCTGGAACACCCGCCCGGCCCGCCGCTGGTACAGGCGTACGAGCAGGTACAGCGGCACGAACGAGACCACCGCGACCGCCCCGAGGCCCAGATCCAGCCAGAGCAGCATCGACGAGATGTAGACGAAGGACAGGATGACCGTCACCAGCTCCTGCAGGCCCTCGCTGAGCAGTTCGCGCAGCGACTCCACGTCCGTGGTCGAGCGGGAGATGAGCCGGCCCGAGGTGTAGCGCTCGTGGAAGTCGACGCTGAGCGCCTGGGCGTGCCGGAAGATCCGGCCGCGCAGATCCAGCAGCACGTCCTGGTTGACGCGCGCGGAGGCGATCAGGAACGCGTACTGCAGCGCGCCGGAGACCAGCGCGCACAGCAGATAGCCGACGCCCACCGCGATCAGCGGCCCGTGGTCGTCGGCCCGGAAGGCGGGCACGGCACGGTCGATGGCGTACGCCACCAGCAGCGGGCCCGTCTGCACCGCCGCCTGCTGGAGCAGCAGCAGGACGGTGGTGAGGGCGACGCGCGCCTTCATGGGAGCGAGCAGCGAGCGCAGCAGGGCGGCGGTGGCGCCGGGCGGGCTGGGCAGGACGTCACGGTCGAACACGTCGTCGGCGGTTCCGGGGGCGCCCGGGGCGCCGGAGGTTCCGGTGGCCTCGGGGGCGTCGGTGGCTTCGCCGTGGAGAAGGTCCCGTTCGTCGTCGTCGGCGGTGGGGGAGGACGTGGCGGGGGCGGTCATCGGTCGTCCTCCTGGCGGCCGGATCCTGACATGAGGTGGGCGTACTCGGCGTTGGTGCGCAGCAGTTCGTGATGGGCGCCCACGGCCGTGATCCGGCCGCCGGACAGCAGGGCGACCCGGTCGGCGAGGAGCACGGTGGACGGGCGGTGGGCCACGATCAGCGCGGTGGTGTCGGCGAGGACCCGGCGCAGCGCGGCCTCCACGGCGGCCTCCGTGTGCACGTCGAGCGCGGACAGCGGATCGTCCAGCACCAGGAACCGGGGGCGGCCGACCACGGCTCTGGCCAGCGCCAGCCGCTGCCGCTGCCCGCCGGAGAGACTGAGCCCCTGCTCGCCGACCTGCGTGTCCGTGCCCTGCGGCAGCGCGTGCACGAACGCGGCCTGCGCCACGCCGAGCGCCCGCTCCAGCTCTTCGGCGCCGGCCTGGTCGTCGGCGCCCATCAGCACGTTCTCGCCGACGGTCGCGGAGAAGAGGGTGGGCTCCTCGAAGGCGACGGCCACCTTCTCGCGCAGTTCCTCGCGGGGCATGGCGGTGACGTCCGCGCCGTCGAGGGTGATGCGTCCGGCGGTCGCCTCGTGCAGCCGGGGGACGAGCGCGGTCAGCGTGGTCTTGCCGCTCCCGGTGGCCCCGACGAGGGCCATCGACTCGCCCGGCCGGATGTGCAGGTCGACGCCGTCGAGGATGGGCGCGGAGTCGGGGGAGGCGTCGGGATAGCGGAAGACGACACCGTCGAACCGCAGGCCGCCGTCGGCGGAACCCCCCTGAGCCCCCTGTTCCTCAGCCCCCTGTTCCTCCGGCTCCCCCTGTTCCTCCGGCCGCTCGTCCATCACCTCGAAGTACCGCTCCGTCGCCGTGGCCGCCTCCTGGCTCATCGCCAGGAGGAAGCCGATGGAGTCGACCGGCCAGCGCAGGGCGAGGGCCGTGGAGAGGAAGGCGACCAGGGTGCCCGCGGACAGCTCCCCGTCCGCCACCTGTACGGCGCCCAGCACCAGCGCCGCTCCGATCGCCACCTCCGGGAGCGTCACGATGACGGCCCAGATGGTGGCCAGCAGCCGCGCCTTGCGCAGCTCCGTGCCGCGCAGGGTCTGGGACAGCCTGCGGAACGCCCGCGCCTGGCTGCGGTGCCGGCCGAACCCCTTGACGATCCTGATGCCGAGCACGCTCTCCTCGACGACCGTGGTCAGGTCCCCGACCTGGTCCTGAGCGCGCCGCGCCACCAGCGCGTACCGGTTCTCGAAGATCACGCACATCACGACGACGGGCAGGGCGGGCCCCAGGATCACCAGCCCCAGCGTCCAGTCCTGAAGCAGCATGATGATCACGCCGATGAGGATCGTCACCCCGTTGACCAGCAGGAACGTCAACGGGAAGGCGAGGAACATACGCACCAGCATCAGATCGGTGGTGGCCCGGGACAGCAGCTGCCCCGAAGCCCACCGGTCGTGGAACGCCACCGGCAGCCGCTGCAGATGCCGGTACAGATCGGCCCGCATCTCCGCCTCGACATGCGCCAGCGGGCGCGCCACCAGCACGCGCCGCATCCCGAACAGGCCCGCCTCCGCGACGCCGAGGAGCAGCAGACACAGCCCGCCCAGCCAGACCCCCGCCGTGTCCCGGTCGGCGACCGGCCCGTCCACCATCCACTTCAGGACGAGCGGGATCACCAGCCCCGTACAGGAGGCGACGACGGCGACGACCGCGGCGGTGAACAGCCGCACCCGCACGGGCCGCACATACGGCCACAGCCGCAGCAGGGTGCGCAGGGCGGAACGGTCGGAACGGTCCTGGGGGGCGCTGGTCGCGGGTGTCGTGGGCATCACCGCGAGCCTACGGACCGGCACTGACAACGCCCACCGAGTTTTGGCCGGACCCGGCTCGGCCGCTGGTCCTACGACCTGCGTGTTCGAGGAGTCGGCCGAGAATCCGCCGAGGTTCTGCCGAGGGTCGTAGCGCCGCATCCACCGATCGGCTGATGCCCGTTCGAGCGAGGTGGTCGATGTGCGGACCCGGCCCTCCCCGCAACGCTGGTGCCATGCCCGTCATCGAAGTCACCGACCTGCGCAAGTCCTACGACGGCCGTGCGGTCGTCGACGGCGTCTCCTTCGCCGTCCAGGAAGGCGAGATCTTCGGGATCCTCGGCCCCAACGGCGCCGGCAAGACCACCACCGTGGAGTGCGTCGAGGGCCTGCGCGTCCCCGACGCGGGCCGGGTCAGGGTCACCGGCCTCGACCCCGTCGCCGACCACGAGAAGGTCGCCCGCGTCCTCGGGGCCCAGCTCCAGGAGAGCGAGCTCCAGGCCAAGCTCACCGTCCGCGAGGCCCTGGAGCTGTACGCGGCCTTCTACCCGCACCCCGCGGACTGGAGGCCGCTGGCCGAACGCCTCGGCCTGACCGACAGGCTCACCACCCGCTTCGCGAAGCTCTCCGGCGGCCAGAAGCAGCGCCTGTTCATCGCGCTCGCCCTCATCGGCGACCCCCGGGTCGTCGTCCTCGACGAACTGACCACCGGGCTCGACCCGCGCGCCCGCCGCGACACCTGGCAGCTCATCGAGGACGTCCGGGCGAGCGGGGTCACCGTCCTGCTCGTCACCCACTTCATGGAGGAGGCGCAGCGCCTGTGCGACCGGATCGCCGTGATCGACCAGGGCCGGGTGGCCGCCCTGGACACCCCGTCAGGGCTGATCCGGCGTTCGGCGGGCTCCACCGTCATCAGCTTCACACCCTCCGCGCCGCTGGACGAGGGCGACCTGAACGCGCTGCCCGCGCTCGTGTCGGTCGAGCACAAGGACGGCCGGATCACGCTGGCCGGCACCGACGAGACCGTCAACGCCGTCATCACGCTGCTCGCCCGGGGCCACATCACCGCCCACCAACTCCGCGTGTCCGACGCCACGTTGGACGACGCGTTCCTGGACCTGACGGAGGTCACCGCATGAACACCGCCGTCCTGCGCACCGAGTTGCACCTCTTCCGCCGCGAACCGGGCGCCCTCTTCTGGATCCTGGCGTTCCCCACCCTGCTCCTGGTGATCCTGGGCTCCATCCCGTCCTTCCGCCACCACCAGGCAGACCTGGGCGGCCTGCGCACGATCGACGTGTACGTCCCGGTGGCCGTGCTCCTCGGCATGATCGTCGGCGCGTTGCAGTCGATGCCGCAGAACATCACCGGCTATCGCGAGCGCGGCATCCTGCGCCGTATGTCCACCACTCCGGTACGCCCGTCCGCCCTGCTGTCCGCGCAGATGCTGGTCCACGGCGCGGCGGCCCTGGCCTCCGCCCTGTCCGCCCTCGTGGTGGGCCGCCTCGCCTTCGCCGTACGACTGCCGAAGCAGCCCTACGGCTATCTCCTCGCCCTGCTCCTCGCGATCCTGGCCGCGCTCGCGCTGGGCGCGGTGGTCTCCGCGCTCTCCCGCACGACGAAGATCGCGGGCGCGATCGGGACGGCGGTGTTCTTCCCGATGATGTTCTGCGCGGGCGTGTGGATCCCGGTGCAGTCGATGCCGGATCTGCTCGCCCGGATCGTCGGCTGCACCCCGTTCGGCGCCGCCGCGCAGGCCCTGAACCGGGCGGCGGCGGGCGACTGGCCGGGCTGGGCGCACCTGGGGGCGCTGGTGGCCTGGACGGTGCTGCTCACGGCCGGCGCCTCGCGCTGGTTCCGCTGGGAGTAGGGGACGGGCCGTGCAGACTGGGGACATGAACGCGGCGGACAGGCAGATCGAGCGGCGCTGGGAGCAGGTGCACAACTGGGGGCCGTACGGACTGCTCGGCGTCAGCGTCGTCCTCGGGGCCGTCAGCAGCGGCCAGATGGACGGCCCCCTCGAGTGGGAGGTGGACGCGGGCCTGGTCGCCGCCGCGATCGTGCTCCAGCTGTGGTGGAACGGCACCCGCAACCGTCGGACCGGCCGCGGCCGGGTCCCGTCCCGGGCCGGGACGGCGTACTACGTCGTCCGCTGGGCGATCGCCTTCACGCTCACCTGGAGCAACCCGTTCTTCGCGTTCTACGCGGCCACCGGCTACATGGACGCCGACGAGCTGATCCCGGGCATGTGGCGGCGGCTCGGGCTGTTCGCCAGCGCCGTCACCGTGGCCGGCGCGCAGTGCGGCGGGCTGCCGCCGAAGAGCGCGACCCAGTGGATCGCGTTCGGCGGGCTCCTGGTCGCCAACTCCGGCCTGCAGACGGTGGTCGCCCACCTCACCGAGCAGGAGGAACGGCGTTCCCGCGAGCGGGCCGAGACCATCTCGGAACTCGAACGCACCAACACGGCGCTCCAGCAGGCCCTGGACGAGAACGCCGCCCTTCACGCCCAACTCCTCGTCCAGGCGCGGGAGGCGGGTGTCGCCGACGAGCGCAGACGGCTGGCAGGCGAGATCCACGACACCATCGCCCAGGGCTTGACCGGCGTCATCGCCCAGCTGCAAGTCGTGGCGAACGCACCGGACTTGACGATCGCCCGCATGCACCTCGACCGTGCCTCCGCGCTCGCCCGGCACAGCCTCGGCGAGGCCCGCCGCTCGGTGCACAACCTCGCCCCCGTCGCGCTGGCCGACGACGGTCTGTCCGAGGCGCTGAAGAAGACGGTCGCCGAATGGGCCGAACGAACCGGCGTACGCGGCGAGTTCACCGTGACCGGAACGGCCGAGCAGCTCCACGACGAGGTCGCGGCGACCCTCCTGCGCATCGTCCAGGAGGCCCTGTCCAACGCCTCCCGCCACGCGCAGGCCGCCCGGGTCGGCGTCACCCTCTCCTTCCTGGGCGACGAGGTCATCCTCGACGTCCGCGACGACGGCCGCGGCTTCGAGCCGGACGCCGTCCCCGAACGCACCCGCGCCGGCGGCTTCGGCCTCGACGGCATGCGGGCCCGCGCCGAACGCATCGCCGGCACCCTCGCCGTCGAGGCCGAGCCGGGTCACGGCACGGCGGTCTCGGCTCGCGTACCGTTGATCCGCGATGACCGATGACGTGACCGACGACGTGACCGACGACGATGTGATCACCCTGCTGATCGTCGACGACCACCCCGTCGTACGGGACGGTCTGCGCGGCATGTTCGAGTCCGCCCCCGGCTTCACGGTCGTGGGCGAGGCGGCGAACGGGGTGGAGGCGCTCGCGCGGGCCGAGGTCCTGGACCCGGACGTGGTCCTGATGGACCTGCGGATGCCGGGCGGGGGAGGCGTGGACGCCATCCGGGAGCTGACCCGCCGGGCCGCCCGCGCGAAGGTCCTCGTCCTGACCACGTACGACACGGACTCCGACACCCTCCCCGCGATCGAGGCGGGGGCGACGGGCTATCTGCTGAAGGACGCCCCACGCGACGAACTGTTCACCGCGGTCCGCGCGGCCGCCGAGGGCCGTACCGTCCTCTCCCCGGCCGTCGCCTCCCGCCTGGTCTCCGCGGTCCGCACCCCGCGCACACCCGCCGGCGAGCCCCTCTCCGCCCGCGAGCGCGAGGTCCTGACCCTGGTCGCCCGGGGCACGTCGAACCGCGAGATCGCCCGCGACCTGTTCATCAGCGAGGCCACCGTGAAGACCCATCTCACCCATCTGTACGCGAAGTTGGGCGTCAACGACCGCGCGGCGGCGGTCGCGGCGGCGTACGAGCGCGGGATCCTCGGGCGGGGCGAGGCATGAGCGAGACAGCCCTGCGCTGGCTGGCCGAGCGCGGTGTCGTACGTGCGGGAGACGGCTGGGCCGAAGTCGAAGCCGACGGGAAAGCCGACGCAGTTGCCGAAGTCGACG
This window of the Streptomyces sp. NBC_01275 genome carries:
- a CDS encoding ABC transporter ATP-binding protein, which gives rise to MPTTPATSAPQDRSDRSALRTLLRLWPYVRPVRVRLFTAAVVAVVASCTGLVIPLVLKWMVDGPVADRDTAGVWLGGLCLLLLGVAEAGLFGMRRVLVARPLAHVEAEMRADLYRHLQRLPVAFHDRWASGQLLSRATTDLMLVRMFLAFPLTFLLVNGVTILIGVIIMLLQDWTLGLVILGPALPVVVMCVIFENRYALVARRAQDQVGDLTTVVEESVLGIRIVKGFGRHRSQARAFRRLSQTLRGTELRKARLLATIWAVIVTLPEVAIGAALVLGAVQVADGELSAGTLVAFLSTALALRWPVDSIGFLLAMSQEAATATERYFEVMDERPEEQGEPEEQGAEEQGAQGGSADGGLRFDGVVFRYPDASPDSAPILDGVDLHIRPGESMALVGATGSGKTTLTALVPRLHEATAGRITLDGADVTAMPREELREKVAVAFEEPTLFSATVGENVLMGADDQAGAEELERALGVAQAAFVHALPQGTDTQVGEQGLSLSGGQRQRLALARAVVGRPRFLVLDDPLSALDVHTEAAVEAALRRVLADTTALIVAHRPSTVLLADRVALLSGGRITAVGAHHELLRTNAEYAHLMSGSGRQEDDR
- a CDS encoding ABC transporter ATP-binding protein; the encoded protein is MPVIEVTDLRKSYDGRAVVDGVSFAVQEGEIFGILGPNGAGKTTTVECVEGLRVPDAGRVRVTGLDPVADHEKVARVLGAQLQESELQAKLTVREALELYAAFYPHPADWRPLAERLGLTDRLTTRFAKLSGGQKQRLFIALALIGDPRVVVLDELTTGLDPRARRDTWQLIEDVRASGVTVLLVTHFMEEAQRLCDRIAVIDQGRVAALDTPSGLIRRSAGSTVISFTPSAPLDEGDLNALPALVSVEHKDGRITLAGTDETVNAVITLLARGHITAHQLRVSDATLDDAFLDLTEVTA
- a CDS encoding ABC transporter permease, with the translated sequence MNTAVLRTELHLFRREPGALFWILAFPTLLLVILGSIPSFRHHQADLGGLRTIDVYVPVAVLLGMIVGALQSMPQNITGYRERGILRRMSTTPVRPSALLSAQMLVHGAAALASALSALVVGRLAFAVRLPKQPYGYLLALLLAILAALALGAVVSALSRTTKIAGAIGTAVFFPMMFCAGVWIPVQSMPDLLARIVGCTPFGAAAQALNRAAAGDWPGWAHLGALVAWTVLLTAGASRWFRWE
- a CDS encoding sensor histidine kinase yields the protein MNAADRQIERRWEQVHNWGPYGLLGVSVVLGAVSSGQMDGPLEWEVDAGLVAAAIVLQLWWNGTRNRRTGRGRVPSRAGTAYYVVRWAIAFTLTWSNPFFAFYAATGYMDADELIPGMWRRLGLFASAVTVAGAQCGGLPPKSATQWIAFGGLLVANSGLQTVVAHLTEQEERRSRERAETISELERTNTALQQALDENAALHAQLLVQAREAGVADERRRLAGEIHDTIAQGLTGVIAQLQVVANAPDLTIARMHLDRASALARHSLGEARRSVHNLAPVALADDGLSEALKKTVAEWAERTGVRGEFTVTGTAEQLHDEVAATLLRIVQEALSNASRHAQAARVGVTLSFLGDEVILDVRDDGRGFEPDAVPERTRAGGFGLDGMRARAERIAGTLAVEAEPGHGTAVSARVPLIRDDR
- a CDS encoding response regulator transcription factor, whose translation is MTDDVTDDVTDDDVITLLIVDDHPVVRDGLRGMFESAPGFTVVGEAANGVEALARAEVLDPDVVLMDLRMPGGGGVDAIRELTRRAARAKVLVLTTYDTDSDTLPAIEAGATGYLLKDAPRDELFTAVRAAAEGRTVLSPAVASRLVSAVRTPRTPAGEPLSAREREVLTLVARGTSNREIARDLFISEATVKTHLTHLYAKLGVNDRAAAVAAAYERGILGRGEA